The Erigeron canadensis isolate Cc75 chromosome 4, C_canadensis_v1, whole genome shotgun sequence genome window below encodes:
- the LOC122595171 gene encoding homeobox-leucine zipper protein MERISTEM L1-like yields the protein MLQPNMFDSHHHLLDMSHKTSENELDMLRDDDYESKSGTDIMEAPSGDEQDPNQRPNKKKRYHRHTQHQIQEMESFFKECPHPDDKQRKELGRRLSLEPLQVKFWFQNKRTQMKAQHERCENTQLRNENEKLRSENIRYKEALANATCPSCGGPAAIGEMSFDEQHLRIENARLREEIDRISAIAAKYVGKPMLNYPNMSPHGSTRSLDLGVTGFSPQQGLAGDIFGANDLLRSVSGPTEADKPIIIELAVAAMEELIRMAQAGEPLWVPNLDNSSETLNEDEYLRTFPRGIGPKPLDFKSEASRDSEVVIMNHITLVEILMDVNQWSNVFSGIVSRAMTLEVLSTGVAGNYNGALQVMTAEFQVPSPLVPTRENYFVRYCKQHADGTWAVVDVSLDNLRPSAAPRSRRRPSGCLIQELPNGYSKVTWVEHVEVDDRAVHNIYRLLVNSGLGFGAKRWVATLERQCERLASAMASNIPAGEVGVITSPEGRKSMLKLAERMVLSFCSGVGASTAHTWTTLSGSGADDVRVMTRKSMDDPGRPPGIVLSAATSFWIPVEPKRVFDFLRDEHSRSKWDILSNGGLVQEMAHIANGRDPGNCVSLLRVNSANSSQSNMLILQESSSDSTGSYVIYAPVDIVAMNVVLSGGDPDYVALLPSGFAILPDGPGQHQGGTLVGTCGTLLTVAFQILVDSVPTAKLSLGSVATVNSLIKCTVEKIKAAVSSP from the exons ATGTTACAACCAAATATGTTTGAtagtcatcatcatcttcttgatATGAGCCACAAGACCTCAGAAAATGAACTTGATATGCTTAGAGATGATGACTATGAGAGCAAATCCGGCACCGATATTATGGAAGCTCCCTCAGGCGATGAACAAGATCCTAATCAACGCCCCAATAAAAAGAAACGATATCATCGTCATACTCAACATCAAATTCAAGAAATGGAATC GTTTTTCAAAGAATGCCCACATCCAGATGATAAGCAAAGAAAGGAACTAGGCAGAAGATTATCCTTGGAACCTTTACAAGTCAAATTTTGGTTCCAAAATAAACGTACTCAAATGAAG GCTCAACACGAACGCTGTGAAAATACACAACTAAGGAATGAGAACGAAAAGCTACGATCTGAGAACATACGTTACAAAGAAGCCCTAGCTAATGCTACTTGTCCAAGCTGTGGTGGTCCTGCTGCTATTGGAGAGATGTCTTTTGATGAACAACATTTGAGGATAGAAAACGCACGGCTGCGTGAAGAG ATTGATAGGATATCTGCAATCGCGGCCAAGTATGTTGGCAAACCGATGTTGAATTACCCCAATATGTCGCCTCATGGATCAACTCGCTCACTTGACCTAGGTGTGACTGGCTTTAGTCCACAACAAGGGTTGGCAGGAGATATCTTTGGGGCCAATGACCTTCTCCGGTCTGTTTCAGGCCCAACGGAAGCCGACAAGCCAATTATCATCGAGCTAGCAGTTGCAGCAATGGAAGAGCTAATCAGAATGGCTCAGGCTGGGGAACCTTTATGGGTTCCAAACTTGGATAATTCATCCGAGACCTTGAATGAAGACGAGTACCTGCGGACGTTCCCTAGAGGGATTGGACCAAAACCACTGGATTTCAAATCTGAGGCTTCGCGGGATTCAGAAGTTGTGATTATGAATCATATCACTCTTGTTGAAATTCTGATGGATGTg AATCAATGGTCAAATGTGTTTTCTGGCATTGTTTCAAGAGCGATGACCTTGGAAGTGCTTTCAACAGGAGTTGCTGGCAATTACAATGGAGCTCTGCAAGTG ATGACAGCAGAGTTTCAAGTTCCTTCACCGCTTGTTCCGACTAGAGAAAACTACTTTGTAAGGTACTGTAAACAACATGCAGATGGTACTTGGGCTGTGGTTGATGTATCATTGGACAATTTACGTCCTTCTGCCGCCCCAAGAAGTAGAAGAAGGCCTTCTGGTTGCTTGATTCAGGAACTACCCAATGGGTATTCAAAG GTCACCTGGGTTGAACATGTTGAAGTCGACGATAGAGCCGTTCACAATATCTATAGGTTACTAGTGAACTCTGGTCTAGGATTTGGTGCAAAGAGATGGGTTGCAACTTTAGAGAGGCAATGCGAACGACTTGCAAGCGCAATGGCTAGCAACATTCCGGCAGGAGAAGTTGGAG TTATAACCTCACCAGAAGGAAGAAAGAGCATGCTGAAGCTAGCAGAGAGAATGGTTTTGAGCTTTTGCAGTGGTGTTGGAGCTTCAACTGCACACACTTGGACAACTTTATCCGGTAGTGGTGCCGATGATGTTCGAGTAATGACCCGCAAGAGTATGGATGACCCAGGCAGACCTCCTGGTATTGTCTTAAGTGCTGCAACTTCATTCTGGATACCCGTCGAACCAAAACGTGTTTTTGATTTCCTACGAGATGAACACTCTAGGAGTAAG TGGGACATTCTTTCAAATGGTGGTCTAGTTCAAGAAATGGCACATATCGCCAATGGCCGTGATCCAGGAAACTGTGTCTCCCTGCTTCGTGTTAAT AGTGCAAATTCGAGCCAAAGCAACATGCTCATACTACAAGAAAGTTCAAGTGATTCTACAGGGTCCTATGTTATATACGCTCCGGTAGATATTGTAGCAATGAATGTGGTGCTTAGTGGCGGTGATCCGGATTATGTTGCCTTATTACCGTCCGGATTTGCTATACTTCCGGATGGACCAGGACAACACCAAGGAGGAACCTTGGTAGGAACATGCGGAACATTATTGACAGTGGCGTTCCAGATTTTAGTAGATTCGGTTCCTACAGCCAAATTATCACTAGGGTCCGTAGCAACAGTTAATAGTCTAATCAAGTGCACAGTGGAAAAGATCAAAGCCGCAGTATCTTCTCCATGA